Proteins from a single region of Murdochiella vaginalis:
- a CDS encoding ABC transporter ATP-binding protein, whose protein sequence is MLKKLYPYTKNVRLQVFLTPMLMILEVIGDIVIPMMMVRLVDQGIAQNDSAFITQQALRMIGIAFLSMVFGALSSRLGATAGYGIAGNLRKAAYGAIQHFSYHNLDKISVPSLITRLTSDIDTVGMVAMMSLRMAFRFPFLLIFALIFSFRIHAGLALIFLLMLPLSGLVIYLVFRKAIPVFLATRKRIDALNATIQEQLNGIHIITAFGRQKHAAKEFERPNQNSLQTELKAVRIVSWMNPLSSILFYFTLLFVLYRGGLLVYHGEMLPGTIIGFTTYVFQVMLAVMMITMYVVNFSFAYTSLKRIFEVIDTTSEIKESPHPIEMLPDASVRFDHVCFRYPDYREDTLHDISFSLGAGEHLGIIGPTGSSKSTLVKLIARLYDVDRGAIYVGGINVKEYSLHTLRENIGIVLQKNTLISGTIRSNMQWGKADATEEEIVDALKKAQAWEFVSRYPDTLDHEVEQNGGNFSGGQKQRLTIARALIKKPQILILDDSTSALDMATDAKLRHVLQHELSGVTTITIAQRIDSLRDCDQILVLDAGHLDAIGTHETLLATSSIYKDIAESQEGGLSE, encoded by the coding sequence ATGCTAAAAAAACTTTATCCCTATACAAAAAACGTTCGTCTTCAGGTATTTCTCACCCCAATGCTGATGATTCTGGAAGTTATCGGCGATATCGTCATTCCCATGATGATGGTACGCCTTGTCGATCAGGGCATTGCGCAAAACGATTCAGCCTTTATAACGCAACAGGCGTTGCGTATGATCGGCATCGCCTTCCTCAGCATGGTCTTTGGCGCCCTCAGCTCCCGTCTCGGCGCGACCGCAGGCTACGGAATTGCCGGCAATCTGCGCAAAGCCGCTTACGGCGCCATCCAGCATTTTTCCTACCACAACCTTGATAAAATCAGCGTTCCCTCGCTTATCACACGCCTGACGAGTGATATCGATACCGTCGGCATGGTCGCCATGATGAGCCTTCGCATGGCGTTTCGCTTTCCCTTCTTACTTATCTTTGCGTTGATTTTCTCGTTTCGCATTCACGCCGGTTTGGCCCTCATCTTTCTTCTGATGTTGCCGCTCTCCGGACTCGTCATCTATCTCGTATTTCGCAAAGCCATCCCGGTTTTTCTGGCCACGCGCAAGCGCATCGATGCATTAAACGCCACGATACAGGAACAGCTCAACGGCATCCATATCATTACAGCCTTTGGAAGGCAGAAGCACGCTGCGAAAGAATTTGAACGACCGAATCAAAATTCCCTGCAAACGGAACTGAAGGCGGTGCGCATCGTCAGTTGGATGAATCCGCTTTCGAGCATTTTGTTCTACTTTACGCTCCTCTTCGTGCTCTATCGCGGGGGACTGCTCGTTTATCACGGCGAAATGCTTCCCGGAACCATCATCGGCTTTACCACCTATGTCTTTCAGGTGATGCTGGCCGTCATGATGATCACTATGTACGTCGTGAATTTTTCCTTTGCGTACACTTCTTTAAAACGCATTTTTGAGGTCATTGACACCACGTCGGAAATCAAAGAATCGCCGCATCCAATCGAGATGCTTCCCGATGCTTCCGTGCGTTTTGATCACGTATGCTTCCGCTATCCCGACTATCGGGAAGACACCTTGCACGACATCAGCTTTTCGCTCGGTGCCGGGGAGCATCTCGGCATTATCGGTCCCACCGGATCCTCCAAGTCCACCCTGGTGAAGCTCATTGCCCGGCTGTATGACGTCGATCGCGGCGCCATCTATGTCGGCGGTATCAACGTAAAGGAGTATTCCCTGCACACCCTGCGTGAAAACATCGGTATTGTGCTGCAAAAGAACACCCTCATTTCCGGCACCATTCGCTCCAATATGCAGTGGGGAAAGGCGGATGCGACAGAGGAAGAAATTGTGGATGCCCTCAAAAAGGCGCAGGCCTGGGAGTTCGTCTCCCGCTATCCGGACACGCTGGACCATGAAGTTGAACAAAACGGCGGAAACTTTTCCGGCGGGCAAAAACAACGCCTGACCATTGCACGCGCCCTCATTAAAAAACCGCAAATTCTCATTTTGGACGATTCCACCAGCGCTCTCGACATGGCCACCGATGCCAAGCTTCGTCACGTGCTGCAGCACGAACTTTCCGGCGTAACGACCATTACCATTGCCCAGCGCATTGATTCTCTGCGCGACTGCGACCAGATTCTCGTCTTAGATGCGGGACATCTTGACGCCATCGGAACGCATGAAACGCTGCTGGCCACTTCATCGATCTATAAAGACATTGCGGAATCGCAGGAAGGAGGGCTTTCGGAATGA
- a CDS encoding ABC transporter ATP-binding protein: MKQKSSRRAILNIPVLKRLFSYFRYNKKLFLGGLAMVIGSTFLGVLGNGLLAPVVDAVAVSHDLHAFFLALGQMVVVFTLATISEYYGFLWLAELSQHTIYQLRREMNAHMLSLPITYFDRTANGKIMSSFTNDVNTLAQTIQQALPQFLLSVVQFTSTIVMMFFLRWQLTLIVLAFLMVILLLMRIISQKSGKYYRSRQKQIAEINGYVEEMLSAQQVVQLFNRQDAAKAEFNRRSDSVQDASTNAATFGVISFPIMGNLAYVLYALVALVGSFYTMNGVMTIGALTAFMQYTRTVNRPVTMVAQQLNGVLSAIAGAERIFQLMDEPAENMDGAIRVEKDPQTQELFWVVPDSEEKDGLRKIPVHGDVRFSNVRFGYDAEHPVLKGISLYAKPGQKIALVGSTGAGKTTITNLINRFYEINDGEITIDGLPLQEMQKEDLRSLLSMVLQETHLFSGTIRENIRFGRLDATDEEVEYAAKLANADGFIRRLKDGYDTLISDKDEELSQGKRQLLAIARAAVADPVILILDEATSSVDTHTEKLIAEGMDQLMQGRTTFVIAHRLSTVRNADAIMVLEDGQIVERGDHEDLMRQKGRYYRLNKGLEELA; the protein is encoded by the coding sequence ATGAAGCAAAAATCCTCTCGCCGGGCGATACTCAATATACCGGTTCTAAAACGGCTATTTTCCTATTTCCGCTACAATAAGAAGCTCTTCCTTGGCGGCTTAGCGATGGTGATCGGCTCCACCTTTTTAGGGGTGCTTGGCAACGGCTTGTTGGCGCCCGTAGTGGATGCCGTTGCGGTTTCACACGATTTGCATGCCTTCTTTCTTGCCTTGGGCCAAATGGTCGTCGTGTTTACCCTAGCCACCATTTCGGAATATTACGGTTTTCTGTGGTTGGCGGAGCTCTCCCAGCACACCATCTATCAGCTGCGACGCGAGATGAATGCACATATGCTGTCTCTTCCCATCACGTACTTTGACCGTACCGCCAACGGGAAAATTATGTCCTCGTTCACCAACGATGTGAATACCCTGGCGCAGACCATCCAACAAGCGCTTCCTCAATTTCTTCTTTCCGTCGTGCAGTTTACATCTACCATCGTGATGATGTTCTTTTTACGCTGGCAACTGACCCTCATCGTCCTAGCCTTTTTGATGGTGATTCTGCTTCTCATGCGCATCATTTCGCAAAAGAGCGGCAAATATTATCGCTCGCGGCAAAAGCAGATTGCCGAAATCAACGGCTACGTCGAGGAGATGCTCTCTGCGCAACAGGTCGTACAGCTCTTTAACCGGCAGGACGCCGCCAAGGCGGAGTTTAATCGCCGCTCCGATTCCGTGCAGGATGCTTCTACCAACGCCGCAACCTTCGGTGTCATCAGCTTTCCGATTATGGGAAATCTCGCATATGTTCTGTATGCTCTTGTCGCATTGGTGGGCAGTTTTTATACCATGAACGGCGTCATGACCATCGGCGCGTTAACCGCCTTTATGCAATACACCCGCACCGTCAATCGTCCGGTGACTATGGTGGCGCAACAGCTTAACGGCGTGCTTTCCGCCATCGCCGGCGCCGAGCGCATCTTCCAGCTGATGGATGAACCAGCGGAAAATATGGACGGTGCCATACGCGTAGAAAAGGATCCGCAAACACAGGAGCTGTTTTGGGTCGTGCCGGACAGTGAAGAGAAAGATGGCCTAAGAAAAATCCCCGTCCATGGTGATGTGCGCTTTTCCAATGTGCGTTTTGGCTACGACGCCGAGCATCCGGTTCTCAAAGGCATTTCACTCTATGCCAAGCCGGGACAAAAAATCGCGCTGGTGGGCTCGACCGGCGCGGGAAAAACGACCATTACCAATTTAATCAATCGCTTTTATGAAATTAATGACGGCGAAATTACCATCGACGGTTTGCCTCTTCAGGAAATGCAAAAAGAAGACCTTCGTTCCCTGTTGTCGATGGTTCTACAGGAAACGCATCTCTTTAGCGGCACCATCCGCGAAAACATTCGCTTCGGAAGGCTGGATGCCACCGACGAAGAAGTGGAATATGCCGCAAAGCTGGCAAACGCTGACGGCTTTATCCGCCGATTGAAAGACGGCTACGATACCCTCATTTCCGATAAAGACGAAGAGTTATCGCAAGGCAAGCGTCAGCTGCTCGCCATTGCACGTGCGGCGGTGGCCGATCCGGTCATTCTCATTCTGGATGAAGCGACCAGCTCCGTCGATACCCATACCGAAAAGCTCATCGCCGAAGGCATGGATCAGCTCATGCAGGGCCGTACAACCTTTGTCATCGCTCATCGTCTCTCCACCGTCCGCAATGCCGACGCCATCATGGTCCTCGAAGACGGCCAGATTGTGGAACGCGGCGATCATGAAGATCTCATGCGCCAAAAAGGGCGCTATTATCGCTTGAATAAGGGCTTGGAAGAATTAGCGTAG
- a CDS encoding NUDIX hydrolase N-terminal domain-containing protein, translating into MEYQDLYRISDGSYVGKHIRGQAIPEGTYLHLVCVFTINSKRELLLTRRAETKSHPLEWENTGGAVQAGETLRQAAVRELVEETGIEAAEDELVYLGNLIARREQNARMHAFFLDRDVDLADIRLQEGETVDAKWVPLSWSLCSDSSLSEPVRLRLVYFWQELESFLDPVKTKDPHLQWANRYEPWLSWAKQLQFYAQQGQAYTKDPFDKERFDAISLLANEMLAEKTGISPRKVLGLFAPISSMYRTPNVEVRVAVFRGDQILLVQEKRPKDAWSLPGGWCDAGLTLAENAEKEVWEEAGLRVRTRAVVAIEDPTKEDYVYVTPYDIYKIYVLAEEIPTDEEGFQPNAETSDARFFGLEELPRLSEARVNERAIRQCFAAKDDPHWKVYFD; encoded by the coding sequence GTGGAATATCAGGATCTTTACCGGATAAGCGACGGCAGTTATGTCGGAAAACACATTCGCGGGCAGGCCATTCCCGAAGGAACATACTTGCATTTGGTGTGCGTTTTTACCATCAACAGCAAGCGGGAGCTTTTGCTGACCCGTCGGGCAGAAACCAAAAGCCATCCGCTCGAGTGGGAAAATACCGGCGGCGCTGTGCAGGCAGGCGAAACGCTTCGCCAGGCGGCGGTTCGTGAGCTCGTGGAAGAGACAGGGATTGAAGCGGCCGAAGACGAATTAGTGTATTTGGGCAATCTTATCGCCAGACGAGAGCAGAATGCCCGGATGCATGCGTTTTTCCTGGACCGCGATGTGGACCTTGCAGACATTCGCCTGCAAGAGGGCGAGACCGTAGATGCAAAATGGGTTCCGCTGTCGTGGTCGCTGTGTTCGGACTCGTCGCTGTCGGAACCGGTGCGCTTGCGTCTGGTCTATTTCTGGCAGGAATTGGAGAGCTTTCTTGACCCGGTAAAGACCAAGGATCCGCATTTACAGTGGGCGAATCGTTATGAGCCGTGGCTCTCCTGGGCAAAGCAACTGCAGTTTTATGCGCAGCAGGGGCAGGCCTATACAAAGGACCCGTTCGATAAAGAGCGCTTTGATGCAATTTCTTTACTGGCCAATGAAATGCTGGCGGAAAAAACAGGCATTTCCCCGCGCAAGGTGTTGGGCCTTTTTGCGCCGATATCGTCGATGTATCGTACTCCCAATGTGGAGGTGCGTGTGGCGGTATTTCGCGGAGACCAAATTCTTTTGGTGCAGGAAAAACGCCCCAAAGATGCGTGGTCGCTTCCGGGCGGTTGGTGTGATGCCGGTTTGACGCTGGCGGAAAATGCGGAAAAAGAAGTCTGGGAAGAGGCGGGCCTTCGTGTCCGCACGAGAGCCGTTGTGGCCATAGAAGATCCCACAAAAGAGGATTACGTCTACGTCACGCCTTATGATATCTATAAAATTTACGTTCTCGCGGAGGAAATCCCCACAGACGAAGAAGGCTTTCAGCCGAACGCGGAAACCTCGGATGCCCGATTCTTCGGCCTGGAGGAATTGCCACGTCTCAGTGAAGCCCGTGTGAATGAACGCGCAATACGTCAATGCTTTGCGGCAAAAGACGATCCGCATTGGAAAGTCTATTTTGATTAA
- a CDS encoding SigB/SigF/SigG family RNA polymerase sigma factor, with protein MANERENSKDSRKARLDEEREEFRRLAETRDPKLREKIITDHLYIAEILAKKYVNRGMEYDDLLQVASLGLIFAVDRYDVSKGFAFSSFATPTIVGELKRHFRDKGWVIRVPRRIQELSKKVNLARLSLAQEMQRQPTVDEVAERLGVSAEQVLEAMEASKVYAPQSLDKTLDTGVDDQEMSLGDLIGEEDDRFNEIDFNDVVDRLTATLNDLEKRIFLYRYFEKRTQISIAEELEISQMTVSRIEKKIIKKFRQELQVPVQSGKKKG; from the coding sequence ATGGCGAACGAGCGAGAAAATAGCAAAGATTCGCGCAAAGCGAGACTCGACGAGGAACGGGAAGAATTTCGTCGTCTCGCGGAAACGCGCGATCCGAAACTGCGTGAAAAGATCATCACCGACCATCTTTATATTGCGGAAATTTTGGCGAAAAAATACGTGAATCGCGGAATGGAATACGATGATCTGCTGCAAGTGGCTTCGTTAGGGCTTATTTTTGCGGTGGATCGTTATGATGTATCCAAAGGATTCGCCTTTTCCAGCTTTGCCACGCCCACCATTGTCGGGGAGCTGAAGCGTCATTTTCGGGATAAAGGATGGGTCATTCGTGTTCCGCGTCGCATTCAGGAGTTGTCAAAAAAGGTGAATCTCGCCCGGTTGTCGCTTGCGCAGGAAATGCAGCGTCAGCCGACGGTGGATGAGGTGGCGGAACGGCTGGGCGTCAGCGCGGAGCAAGTATTGGAAGCCATGGAAGCCTCCAAAGTCTACGCGCCACAGTCCTTAGATAAAACACTGGATACGGGCGTGGATGACCAGGAAATGAGCCTCGGCGATTTGATTGGGGAAGAGGACGATCGCTTCAATGAAATTGACTTTAATGATGTGGTGGATCGTCTGACGGCAACGCTCAACGACCTGGAAAAACGCATTTTTCTCTATCGCTATTTTGAGAAACGCACGCAAATTTCCATTGCGGAAGAGCTGGAAATCAGTCAAATGACCGTTTCGCGCATTGAAAAGAAAATCATCAAAAAATTTCGTCAGGAATTGCAAGTTCCCGTGCAAAGCGGAAAGAAAAAAGGGTGA
- a CDS encoding B3/4 domain-containing protein — MKLIVDRSMVDLGITDVVVGFAKNVNPQAALTENLKQKQKEMEEWALATTLEEALAHPITQGYLDMMQRVKRSVKKNPPTVPALIRNIQSRGALPHVNTIVDLYNVESLRSFLAIGGHDLDKVVEPVTFTVSGKEDVFLPILSTEKHVAETDYLYRDANGIMAWMGVRDGENYKFDPETKNAIFIIAGNAVTSVDMRLESLERIARDMAECMPGLKFTTEVVHAEA; from the coding sequence ATGAAACTGATCGTGGATCGCAGTATGGTCGACTTGGGCATTACGGATGTGGTGGTCGGGTTTGCCAAGAATGTCAATCCGCAGGCCGCATTGACGGAAAATCTAAAGCAAAAGCAGAAGGAAATGGAGGAATGGGCGCTGGCAACTACGCTGGAGGAAGCCTTGGCGCACCCGATCACCCAAGGCTATCTGGACATGATGCAACGCGTAAAACGCAGCGTGAAGAAAAATCCGCCGACGGTACCGGCCTTGATTCGCAACATACAAAGTCGGGGCGCTTTACCGCACGTGAATACCATTGTCGATTTGTACAACGTGGAATCGCTGCGCTCCTTTTTGGCCATTGGCGGCCATGACCTGGACAAGGTAGTGGAGCCGGTAACTTTTACGGTAAGTGGAAAAGAAGATGTTTTTTTGCCTATTTTATCCACGGAAAAGCATGTGGCCGAGACGGACTATCTCTATCGCGACGCAAACGGCATTATGGCCTGGATGGGCGTGCGTGACGGGGAAAATTATAAATTTGATCCGGAAACGAAAAATGCGATCTTTATTATTGCGGGTAATGCCGTAACCTCGGTTGATATGCGCTTGGAGTCTCTTGAGCGCATCGCCCGGGACATGGCCGAATGCATGCCCGGGCTCAAGTTTACAACCGAAGTGGTTCACGCCGAAGCGTAA
- a CDS encoding RNA polymerase sigma factor codes for MVAELYTVFGSELLNYCCMMCRNIGDAQDLLQETFLKALSYQDLLEGMETKQRRAWLYKVARNLFYDQCRRRAVEKKYSPAPDVEEDTTYSEAEVGFLLSVLPSDLSELFIKRYLEGYNSKELAELYGCSASGIRAKLSRARKILREECSR; via the coding sequence ATGGTTGCCGAGCTTTATACCGTATTCGGAAGCGAATTGCTCAACTATTGCTGCATGATGTGCAGAAATATCGGCGATGCGCAAGATCTACTGCAGGAGACCTTCCTTAAGGCGCTCTCTTACCAAGATCTTTTGGAAGGCATGGAAACCAAACAGCGCCGAGCATGGCTCTATAAAGTGGCCCGAAACCTCTTTTATGACCAATGTCGCCGCCGAGCGGTAGAAAAAAAATATTCCCCTGCGCCCGATGTCGAGGAAGATACGACATATTCCGAGGCGGAGGTCGGCTTTCTGCTTTCCGTTTTGCCATCTGATTTATCAGAGCTGTTTATCAAGCGCTATCTTGAGGGCTATAACTCAAAAGAATTAGCGGAGCTATACGGTTGCTCCGCATCCGGTATTCGCGCGAAGCTTAGCCGCGCCAGAAAAATACTACGCGAAGAGTGTTCTCGATAG
- the gyrA gene encoding DNA gyrase subunit A translates to MVEEFTKQTVLDADLEEEMKSSYLDYSMSVIVGRALPDVRDGLKPVHRRILYGMAQLGLTPDKPYRKSARLVGDVMGRFHPHGDSAIYDAVVRLAQPFNTRYMLADGQGNYGSIDGDGAAAMRYTEVRMTKLAQEMLRDINKETVDFQPNFDEEEQEPTVLPARFPNLIVNGSAGIAVGMATNMAPHNLGEAIDACIAYMNNPDLTTEDILAIMPGPDFPTGAHIMGKSGIQEAYETGRGRLKLRAVARVDEVRGHNRITITEIPYQVNKAKLILKIADLVKEKRIDGISGIRDDSNRTGMRIVIDLKRDAIPKVVLNNLFKYTAMETTFGIINLALVNGRPRILPMKDLIRYYIEHQIEVVTRRTRFDLAKAEARAHIIEGLRIALDNIDAIIKIIRSSYDDAEIKAIFLKRFGLDDLQSQAILDMRLKRLSGLEREKLDAEYNELLQKIAYYREILNSRRVLLGVIEQELLEIKEKYADERRTKIMPAAEEIDIEDLIEKEAVVISLTERGYIKRTPADEYKVQQRGGKGIRGMTTKEDDYVRHLYVVSTHDEIQFFTNQGRLYTLTAYNIPEGGRTSRGQAIVNLLQLEPNEVIEAMFPKSAALSKDKYFVMMTKKGTLKKTATSNFTNVRASGIRAITLAEDDELVAVRIAKGDGEIIIVTKEGMSVRTSLAAVRGVGRSAMGVKGITLGKKDEVIDMDVVKDLPYVLIISENGYGKKTLIEHYTLQNRGGKGLKTYKVTKKTGSIIAGMLVDKADEVLLMSQNNDLIRLEVAKISTLGRSTQGVKLKDVKSEEERIVAVAKYMDDWDPAES, encoded by the coding sequence ATGGTAGAAGAGTTTACCAAACAAACCGTATTGGATGCGGATCTGGAAGAGGAGATGAAAAGCTCCTATCTGGATTATTCCATGTCGGTTATTGTTGGCCGCGCGTTGCCCGATGTGCGTGACGGCTTAAAACCGGTGCATCGGCGCATCCTATACGGTATGGCCCAATTAGGATTGACGCCGGATAAACCGTATCGAAAATCCGCCCGTCTGGTCGGCGATGTTATGGGTCGTTTTCATCCCCATGGCGATTCGGCGATTTATGACGCGGTGGTACGTTTAGCGCAGCCTTTTAACACGCGCTATATGCTGGCGGACGGCCAAGGAAACTATGGCTCCATCGACGGCGACGGTGCTGCAGCCATGCGTTATACCGAGGTACGCATGACCAAGCTGGCACAAGAAATGCTTCGGGACATTAACAAGGAGACGGTGGACTTTCAGCCCAACTTTGACGAAGAGGAGCAAGAACCGACGGTATTGCCGGCGCGTTTTCCGAATCTCATCGTCAATGGTTCCGCGGGTATTGCCGTCGGTATGGCAACGAACATGGCACCGCACAACCTGGGAGAAGCCATCGATGCCTGCATTGCTTACATGAATAATCCGGATCTGACGACGGAAGACATTTTAGCCATTATGCCCGGCCCCGATTTTCCGACCGGTGCGCATATCATGGGAAAATCCGGCATTCAGGAAGCCTATGAAACCGGACGCGGTCGCCTGAAACTGCGTGCCGTGGCCCGCGTGGATGAAGTTCGCGGCCACAATCGGATTACGATCACGGAAATTCCGTATCAGGTGAATAAAGCCAAACTCATTCTCAAGATCGCCGATCTCGTGAAGGAAAAGCGCATTGACGGCATTTCTGGCATTCGCGATGACTCCAACCGCACGGGAATGCGCATTGTCATTGATCTGAAACGTGACGCCATCCCCAAAGTGGTGCTGAACAACCTGTTCAAATATACGGCGATGGAAACCACGTTCGGTATCATCAACCTGGCGCTGGTGAACGGTCGTCCTCGCATATTGCCCATGAAAGATCTGATTCGCTATTACATTGAGCATCAGATTGAGGTGGTGACGCGTCGTACGCGCTTTGATCTCGCGAAAGCGGAGGCACGGGCGCACATCATTGAGGGCTTACGAATCGCGTTGGACAATATCGATGCGATCATTAAAATTATCCGTTCCAGCTATGATGATGCGGAGATTAAAGCCATTTTCCTGAAGCGCTTCGGTCTGGATGATCTGCAGTCGCAGGCGATTTTGGACATGCGTCTGAAACGCCTTTCCGGTTTGGAACGCGAAAAGCTGGATGCGGAATACAATGAGCTATTGCAGAAAATCGCCTACTATCGTGAAATTCTGAACAGCCGTCGCGTGCTGCTCGGCGTGATTGAGCAGGAATTGCTGGAAATCAAAGAAAAATATGCGGACGAACGGCGCACGAAGATTATGCCGGCAGCGGAAGAAATCGACATTGAAGACTTGATCGAGAAGGAAGCGGTGGTGATTTCGCTTACGGAACGCGGCTATATCAAGCGCACGCCGGCGGACGAGTATAAAGTGCAGCAGCGCGGCGGAAAAGGCATTCGCGGCATGACGACAAAAGAGGACGACTATGTGCGCCATCTCTACGTCGTATCGACACATGATGAGATTCAGTTCTTCACCAATCAGGGAAGACTTTACACCTTAACGGCATATAACATTCCGGAAGGCGGACGCACATCGCGCGGACAGGCCATTGTCAATCTGTTGCAACTGGAGCCGAATGAAGTGATCGAGGCGATGTTCCCGAAGAGTGCGGCGCTTTCCAAAGATAAGTATTTTGTCATGATGACGAAAAAGGGAACACTCAAGAAGACGGCGACATCGAACTTTACGAATGTGCGCGCAAGCGGTATTCGCGCCATTACGCTTGCAGAAGACGATGAACTCGTTGCCGTGCGTATTGCCAAGGGAGACGGAGAAATTATCATCGTGACAAAAGAGGGTATGTCCGTCCGCACGTCGCTTGCGGCGGTGCGCGGTGTGGGTCGCTCCGCCATGGGCGTAAAGGGCATCACACTGGGCAAGAAGGATGAAGTCATCGATATGGATGTGGTCAAAGACCTTCCGTATGTGCTCATCATCAGCGAAAACGGTTATGGCAAGAAGACCCTGATCGAGCATTACACGCTGCAGAACCGTGGAGGCAAGGGCCTGAAAACCTATAAGGTGACCAAGAAAACCGGAAGCATTATTGCCGGCATGTTGGTGGATAAGGCGGATGAGGTGTTGCTGATGTCGCAGAATAACGACCTCATTCGTTTGGAAGTGGCTAAAATCAGTACGCTGGGTCGTTCGACTCAGGGTGTGAAGCTGAAAGACGTCAAATCGGAAGAAGAGCGGATCGTGGCGGTGGCCAAGTACATGGACGACTGGGATCCGGCCGAATCCTAA
- a CDS encoding STAS domain-containing protein, whose translation MAFHIQLEHGDALEIALQGDLDIISAATLKTRVLEAYQDSPSPIIFDLSELDYLDSTGLGALISILKNTKPAGHSITIRKAKPNVRKLFTITELDQDFQLED comes from the coding sequence ATGGCATTTCACATTCAACTGGAGCATGGCGATGCGCTGGAAATCGCCTTGCAGGGCGATTTGGACATTATCAGCGCGGCAACTTTAAAAACAAGGGTGTTGGAGGCATATCAGGATAGCCCATCGCCCATTATCTTTGATCTTTCCGAACTGGATTATCTGGATTCGACCGGCCTCGGCGCCTTAATTTCCATTCTCAAGAACACGAAGCCGGCAGGCCATTCCATCACGATTCGAAAGGCAAAGCCGAATGTGAGAAAACTCTTTACGATCACGGAATTAGATCAGGATTTTCAGTTGGAGGATTGA